The Candidatus Poribacteria bacterium DNA window TTTCAGGAGAGGACGGCACGGAGGAGGCGGATGGGTTCCCTTTGCTGCCGTTTTTGGCATCATGCTTTTCCACTACCTCTTCCAAGGTTCTACCTTCTTTGATGGCTTGCCTCAACACCTCATATACTTCTGCTCTGCCTTCTGCTCTGCCTTCTGCACGCACTCTTTCTTTGAACAGTTTCGCATATCCTAACATGATAACCTCCACTATGTGAGATAGGGTCATAGTACCCCGTCCTAAAGGACGGGGCTTGTTAGAGGGTTAGCCCCAACAAGCCTGTTGTAATAACGGGTTTCTCGTTTCACAGAGGATGGCATCCCATACCTCTCCACGAAGGGCGCAGGCCGCCCTGTAAAGTATATTCAAAGCCGCGTTGTGGTCGCGGTCAAGTTTCAAGCCACAAGATTTACAATGGAACACACGCTCGGACAACTTCAGTTTCACAGGCGATTGCTGACAACACCCCGAACAGGTTTGACTTGTGTGGTGTGGCAGCACTTGATGGAAATGTTTACCATCGCGTTTGGCTGCCCAATGGCACCACTCAAAGAATATACCCCACGCGGCATCAGAAATAGACTTGGCGAGGTGTCGATTCTTCACCATATTGGAAGGTTTGAGTTTCTCAGCGACAACGGCATCAAAGTCTCTGTGGTGAAAAAGTTTGTAGACGGTTTTGGCGATAAAGTCAAGACGTTGGCATGCGATAATATCATGCTGTTTTGCCAACGCGTCTTTCGCCTTATACCAGCGTTTGCTCCGATACGTCTTGCGCGACAAATCCCGCTGAAGTTTTACGAGTTTGCGTTCAGCTTGTCTATAAAAGCGGGGGTTATCTTCCGTTTCGCCATCAGAAGTCGTCAGAAAGTTGTGTGTGCCGACATCCACACCACAGGCGGATTTCGGAACACATTTCAGCGTGTCAGGCACTTCACAAACGATGAAGACATACCACCCGCGCGCCGTCTTTTTCAGCGTGACCTCTTTCGGGTCTCCGAGGATAGGACGGTGCTGGCGGATTTTCACTTCACCCAGTTTCGGCACTTTCAACAAGTTATGCCGTTGGCACGTTTCACGAATCGGATTTTGGCGG harbors:
- a CDS encoding transposase; its protein translation is MKRTFKYRAYPTKPQEQWLYSEFKHQKQLQNYMLQMRNQMWDYGRKSVSMYDQINHLKKLRSTTSHYSEHPQDMQVSTIKRVNAAHEHFQRRCREGSQKKGYPRYRASVRSLSWSLRKHTLKTGERVRQNPIRETCQRHNLLKVPKLGEVKIRQHRPILGDPKEVTLKKTARGWYVFIVCEVPDTLKCVPKSACGVDVGTHNFLTTSDGETEDNPRFYRQAERKLVKLQRDLSRKTYRSKRWYKAKDALAKQHDIIACQRLDFIAKTVYKLFHHRDFDAVVAEKLKPSNMVKNRHLAKSISDAAWGIFFEWCHWAAKRDGKHFHQVLPHHTSQTCSGCCQQSPVKLKLSERVFHCKSCGLKLDRDHNAALNILYRAACALRGEVWDAILCETRNPLLQQACWG